One window of Poseidonibacter antarcticus genomic DNA carries:
- a CDS encoding DUF448 domain-containing protein — protein MAELKLTLRTCIVCRKKIEQKELLRLKCEDKKLVLYNNYGRSFYICKDCISLLQSDINQKAYKKIEKSLFKECKNKDKYVEQLKEMLTDVR, from the coding sequence TTGGCTGAATTAAAATTAACATTACGAACATGTATTGTTTGTAGGAAAAAAATTGAGCAAAAAGAGCTTTTAAGATTAAAATGTGAAGATAAAAAACTTGTACTATACAATAATTATGGTAGAAGTTTTTATATCTGTAAGGATTGTATTAGTTTATTACAATCGGATATTAATCAGAAAGCCTATAAAAAAATAGAAAAATCACTTTTTAAAGAGTGCAAAAATAAAGATAAGTATGTTGAACAACTTAAGGAGATGCTAACAGATGTCAGATAA
- the thrB gene encoding homoserine kinase: protein MKVSVPATSANLGPGFDTLGLAIAMKNQVIIRPSKFHSVSLKGEGANNPVLKDNNMFISIFNDFYHNLAVKKRHYRFEFYNEIPLSRGLGSSSAVIVSAIASAYAIEGIRLEKSKLLNLALAYENHPDNITSAVMGGFNVSKVQDNEVTFINKSIPRSLKAVVVIPNRPISTQLSRKALPFKYSKEDVIFNISHASLLTAAFMSEDWKMLRTASLDKVHQKYRMKQMPELFDVQKTSLRLGSLMSTLSGSGSTFFSMCFAEDAKKIEKGLKSKFPHFKVFTCDFDNSGVRIDI, encoded by the coding sequence ATGAAAGTAAGCGTTCCAGCAACTAGTGCTAATTTGGGACCGGGTTTTGATACATTAGGCTTAGCAATTGCCATGAAAAACCAAGTAATAATAAGACCATCAAAATTTCATAGTGTGTCATTAAAAGGTGAGGGTGCTAATAATCCTGTTTTAAAAGATAACAATATGTTTATTTCAATATTTAATGATTTTTATCATAATTTAGCAGTTAAAAAGAGACATTATAGATTTGAATTTTATAATGAAATACCACTTTCACGTGGTCTTGGAAGTTCGTCTGCTGTAATTGTTTCCGCAATTGCTTCTGCTTATGCAATTGAAGGAATAAGATTAGAAAAAAGTAAATTACTGAATCTTGCTCTTGCATATGAAAATCATCCTGACAATATTACATCAGCAGTAATGGGTGGTTTTAATGTATCTAAAGTACAAGATAATGAAGTAACATTTATAAATAAATCTATTCCTAGATCTTTAAAAGCTGTTGTAGTTATTCCAAATAGACCAATATCAACGCAATTATCTAGAAAAGCATTACCTTTTAAATATTCAAAAGAAGATGTTATTTTTAATATTTCACATGCATCATTATTAACAGCTGCATTTATGAGTGAAGATTGGAAAATGTTAAGAACAGCTTCTTTAGATAAAGTACATCAAAAATATAGAATGAAACAAATGCCAGAGTTGTTTGATGTTCAAAAAACTTCACTAAGATTAGGTTCATTAATGAGTACACTTTCAGGTTCAGGTTCTACGTTCTTTTCAATGTGTTTTGCAGAAGATGCAAAGAAAATAGAAAAAGGACTTAAAAGTAAATTCCCACATTTTAAAGTTTTTACATGTGACTTTGATAACAGTGGTGTACGGATTGATATTTGA
- the lpxC gene encoding UDP-3-O-acyl-N-acetylglucosamine deacetylase: MKQRTIAKEVEIVGIGLHKGVPVKMKLEPLEEDAGIIFYRVDEGITIPLCIENVVDTKMATVIGKDGIIISTIEHLLSAVYAYGIDNLRVVIDNDEVPVLDGSSSGYCMLIEEAGIKELSKSKKAIKVKKAVEVTTEDGKRVTLKPSDRIIYDFQIAFDHPSIGEQNFHFDYSISEYKENISRARTFGFLHEVQYLRSIGLAQGGSMENAIVLDQTKVLNPEGLRFDDEFVRHKILDAIGDMALLGYTMVGEYDAVAGSHHLNHLLTKELYKDASNYEIIDLEEASEEAEVFELAYSKVEV; this comes from the coding sequence ATGAAACAAAGAACAATAGCTAAAGAAGTTGAAATAGTTGGAATTGGTTTACATAAAGGTGTTCCTGTAAAAATGAAACTTGAACCTCTAGAAGAAGATGCTGGAATAATCTTTTATAGAGTTGATGAAGGAATTACAATACCTTTATGTATTGAAAATGTTGTTGATACAAAAATGGCAACTGTAATTGGAAAAGATGGAATTATTATATCTACAATTGAGCATTTATTATCAGCTGTTTATGCTTATGGGATTGATAATCTTAGAGTTGTAATAGATAATGATGAAGTACCAGTTTTAGACGGTAGTTCATCTGGTTATTGTATGCTTATTGAAGAAGCAGGAATAAAAGAGTTAAGTAAATCAAAAAAAGCAATAAAAGTTAAAAAAGCTGTTGAAGTTACAACAGAAGATGGAAAAAGAGTTACTTTAAAACCATCAGATAGAATTATTTATGATTTTCAAATAGCTTTTGATCATCCTTCAATTGGTGAGCAAAACTTTCATTTTGATTATTCAATAAGTGAATATAAAGAGAATATCTCTCGGGCAAGAACTTTTGGTTTTTTACATGAAGTTCAATATTTAAGAAGTATTGGTCTTGCTCAAGGTGGTTCAATGGAAAACGCTATTGTTCTTGATCAAACAAAAGTTTTAAATCCTGAAGGTTTAAGATTTGATGATGAGTTTGTAAGACATAAAATACTTGATGCAATTGGTGATATGGCATTGTTAGGGTATACAATGGTTGGAGAGTATGATGCTGTTGCAGGAAGTCATCATTTAAATCACTTATTAACAAAAGAGCTTTATAAAGATGCTTCTAATTATGAAATAATTGATTTAGAAGAAGCTAGTGAAGAAGCAGAAGTATTTGAATTAGCTTATTCAAAAGTAGAAGTATAA
- a CDS encoding M23 family metallopeptidase — protein sequence MSYINRKKNNKAKIALVYIIIAIIIGLGAFVFLSPIFEKNSPKISLDKEIFWNLKSPLKVNFSDDTEISSYNITYYDDNNEIKLDTKKLDESKGSIDLNIIAPKIDLRTKTKNAMLKIEVTDTSKWNFFMGNKTIKDIKIKIDKKRPVANVISNSYLIKQGGSAAVVVEVKDENLEDFYISFNNEERFELFPFYKDNFYIALIAWPIDIKEFKRVNLVAIDKARNKTVTKVPLYIRSLNIKIDNMKISDKFINQVSKNVLTKSGYDIPDDQASIFIKENKHLRQRNVETIKRESLNNMNRDKVTKFNLKTFKRLPSSMKFAGYGERRNYTYEGKQIDEAWHLGVDWASVKNAKIYTSNDGKVIFKDYLGIYGNALIIDHGLGLGTLYAHTSKSIVEVGDIVNAGDYIANTGSTGAVFGDHLHFGVLIQGIEVNPIEWLSKQWINDNITKTINDAKKVIDKK from the coding sequence TTGAGTTATATAAATAGAAAAAAAAATAATAAAGCAAAGATAGCATTAGTATATATTATTATTGCAATAATAATTGGCTTAGGTGCATTTGTATTCTTATCTCCAATATTTGAAAAGAATAGTCCTAAGATATCATTAGATAAAGAGATATTTTGGAATTTAAAATCTCCTTTAAAGGTTAATTTTAGTGATGATACTGAAATATCATCATATAATATTACATATTACGATGACAATAATGAAATTAAATTAGATACAAAGAAATTAGATGAATCAAAGGGTTCAATTGATTTAAATATTATTGCACCAAAAATAGATTTAAGAACAAAAACAAAAAATGCAATGTTAAAAATTGAAGTTACAGATACAAGTAAGTGGAATTTCTTTATGGGTAATAAAACTATTAAAGATATTAAAATCAAAATAGATAAAAAAAGACCAGTTGCTAATGTTATATCTAACTCTTATTTGATAAAACAAGGTGGAAGTGCAGCTGTTGTTGTTGAAGTAAAAGATGAAAACTTAGAAGATTTTTATATTTCATTTAATAATGAAGAGAGATTTGAATTATTTCCATTTTATAAAGATAATTTTTATATAGCATTAATTGCTTGGCCTATTGATATAAAAGAGTTTAAACGTGTAAATTTAGTAGCAATTGATAAAGCTAGAAATAAAACAGTAACAAAAGTACCTTTATATATTAGAAGCTTAAATATAAAAATTGATAATATGAAAATATCTGATAAATTTATTAACCAAGTAAGTAAAAATGTTCTTACAAAAAGTGGTTATGATATTCCTGATGATCAAGCATCAATTTTTATTAAAGAGAATAAACATTTAAGACAAAGAAATGTTGAGACTATCAAAAGAGAATCATTAAATAATATGAATAGGGATAAAGTTACTAAGTTTAATCTTAAAACTTTTAAACGATTACCATCATCAATGAAATTTGCAGGATATGGTGAAAGAAGAAATTATACTTATGAGGGTAAACAAATTGATGAAGCTTGGCATTTAGGTGTAGATTGGGCAAGTGTAAAAAATGCAAAAATATATACTTCAAATGATGGAAAAGTTATTTTTAAAGACTATTTAGGAATTTATGGAAATGCACTTATTATTGATCATGGTCTTGGATTAGGGACTCTTTATGCTCATACAAGTAAATCAATTGTTGAAGTAGGTGATATAGTTAATGCAGGTGATTATATTGCAAATACAGGATCAACTGGTGCTGTATTTGGAGACCATCTACACTTTGGAGTATTGATTCAAGGTATAGAAGTGAATCCTATCGAATGGCTTAGCAAACAGTGGATCAATGATAATATTACTAAAACTATTAATGATGCTAAGAAAGTGATTGATAAAAAATGA
- a CDS encoding DHH family phosphoesterase, producing the protein MKKDFIVSNKIDMATYTQALKLIEESKYILIITHVNPDPDSISSALALSNLFYENKIKHKVFNISSDLPDNLNFLSGFEKITDQLPKFFDLAISVDCGTYPRLGFELDKDIPLINFDHHKSNNNFGTINIVDPMKSSTAEIIYDFFKHNGLYITKDSATALYVGIYDDSLAFSLARCDELTFDKVNFLVQCGASPSKIANKLLRRDSLAKYRIIPKVLDSLELFKEGEVASIIAEEEWFKQTGAHNRDCEDALDMVMSIAIVKIAFFVRIVSSKARISLRSKGSVDVSKIAGHFNGGGHFNAAGCTIDTNDVNKAKKLVLKEIFELYK; encoded by the coding sequence TTGAAAAAAGATTTTATAGTTAGTAACAAAATTGATATGGCAACATATACTCAAGCTTTAAAGCTAATTGAGGAAAGTAAATATATTCTAATAATTACTCATGTAAATCCAGATCCTGACTCAATATCTTCAGCACTTGCATTATCGAATTTATTTTATGAAAATAAAATAAAGCATAAAGTATTTAATATAAGTTCAGATTTACCAGATAACTTAAATTTTTTAAGTGGATTTGAAAAAATTACTGATCAATTACCAAAATTCTTCGATCTAGCAATTTCTGTGGATTGTGGGACTTATCCTAGACTTGGATTTGAATTAGATAAAGATATTCCTTTAATTAATTTTGATCATCATAAATCAAATAATAATTTTGGAACAATAAATATAGTTGATCCTATGAAAAGTTCAACCGCTGAAATTATATATGATTTTTTTAAGCATAATGGATTATATATTACTAAAGATTCTGCTACTGCATTATATGTTGGTATTTATGATGATTCTTTAGCTTTTTCATTAGCTAGATGTGATGAATTAACATTTGATAAAGTTAATTTTTTAGTTCAATGCGGAGCTAGTCCTTCAAAAATTGCAAATAAACTTCTAAGAAGAGATTCATTAGCAAAATATAGAATAATTCCTAAAGTTTTAGATAGCTTAGAATTATTTAAAGAAGGAGAAGTTGCTTCTATAATTGCTGAAGAAGAATGGTTTAAACAAACAGGTGCACATAATAGAGATTGTGAAGATGCTTTAGATATGGTAATGAGTATAGCAATAGTAAAAATTGCTTTTTTCGTAAGAATAGTATCTTCAAAAGCTAGAATATCTTTACGATCAAAGGGCAGTGTAGATGTATCTAAAATTGCTGGACATTTTAATGGTGGTGGACATTTTAATGCTGCAGGATGTACAATAGATACAAATGATGTAAATAAAGCAAAGAAATTAGTTTTAAAGGAAATTTTTGAGTTATATAAATAG
- the nadC gene encoding carboxylating nicotinate-nucleotide diphosphorylase, producing the protein MINIKKFVKNAIIEDNGRGDLFFDVAPKGRFTARAIAKSDGIIAGIQYVKVLARTEKFDCKFLKRDGDEIKAGEVIAELEGKASILLSSERTFLNILQHASGIATMANQYAKLMEGTGVVLLDTRKTRPQLRDFEKYASRVGGAINHRLGLDDCLMLKDTHLRTIDNLKEFVKKARKRISWVTKIEIECETFNQVKEAMDAGADIIMCDNMTPEQIKDVVKFRDETYPHILLEASGNIDLTTIKTYALTGVDAISSGSIIHQATWLDFSMKFD; encoded by the coding sequence ATGATTAATATAAAAAAATTTGTAAAAAATGCCATTATAGAAGATAATGGTAGAGGAGATTTATTCTTCGATGTAGCTCCAAAAGGTAGATTTACTGCACGTGCAATTGCTAAATCAGATGGAATAATTGCGGGAATTCAATATGTAAAAGTTTTAGCACGAACTGAAAAGTTTGATTGTAAATTTTTAAAAAGAGATGGTGATGAAATCAAAGCAGGTGAGGTTATAGCTGAACTTGAAGGAAAAGCTTCTATTCTTCTATCAAGTGAGAGAACATTTTTAAATATTCTTCAACATGCATCAGGAATTGCAACAATGGCAAATCAATATGCAAAACTTATGGAAGGTACAGGTGTTGTTTTATTAGATACAAGAAAAACAAGACCACAACTTAGAGATTTTGAAAAGTATGCGAGTAGAGTTGGTGGAGCAATAAATCATAGACTTGGTCTTGATGATTGTTTAATGTTAAAAGATACTCACTTAAGAACTATTGATAATTTAAAAGAGTTTGTGAAAAAAGCTAGAAAGAGAATTTCATGGGTTACAAAAATTGAAATTGAATGTGAAACATTTAATCAAGTAAAAGAAGCTATGGATGCTGGAGCTGATATTATTATGTGTGATAATATGACACCTGAACAAATAAAAGATGTTGTTAAATTTAGAGATGAAACATATCCACATATTTTATTAGAAGCTAGTGGTAATATTGATTTAACAACTATTAAAACTTATGCTCTCACAGGTGTAGATGCAATTAGTAGTGGAAGTATTATTCATCAAGCAACTTGGTTAGATTTTTCAATGAAGTTTGACTAA
- the nadA gene encoding quinolinate synthase NadA encodes MNLKEEIIKLKNELDVTLVAHFYQRDEVFDLADITGDSLELAKKAKATDSKFIVFCGVGFMGESVKVMSPEKRVLMPKIACCAMARMIDEGYYEQNLEKINAAGISNDEILPITYINSSAAVKARVGKMGGMVCTSSNAYKIIEKGLKSGKKIFFVPDRCLGQNFAKSLNLKSAIVGDGSDLKEADIICYNGFCSVHQQFTVDDIEFYREKYPDILIAVHPECDPKVCDASDFVGSTSQLITYIKELPVEQKIAVGTEFNMVNRLRTKNTYILSSTKPECPTMNETTLQDVYNTLKSIKDDNIMKETEIVVSPENTKYARLALQRMFEV; translated from the coding sequence TTGAATTTAAAAGAAGAAATAATAAAATTAAAAAATGAATTAGATGTAACATTAGTAGCTCACTTCTATCAAAGAGATGAAGTTTTTGATTTAGCTGATATTACTGGTGATTCATTAGAATTAGCTAAAAAAGCAAAAGCTACTGACTCAAAATTTATAGTTTTTTGTGGTGTTGGATTTATGGGTGAAAGTGTAAAAGTCATGAGTCCGGAGAAAAGAGTTTTAATGCCAAAAATTGCATGTTGTGCAATGGCTAGAATGATTGATGAAGGTTATTACGAGCAGAATCTTGAAAAAATAAATGCAGCTGGAATATCTAATGATGAGATTTTACCAATTACATATATTAATTCAAGTGCAGCTGTAAAAGCTAGAGTTGGGAAAATGGGTGGAATGGTTTGTACTTCATCAAATGCTTATAAGATTATTGAAAAAGGTCTAAAATCTGGAAAGAAAATATTTTTTGTTCCAGATAGATGTTTAGGTCAAAATTTTGCAAAATCATTAAATTTGAAGTCTGCAATTGTTGGAGATGGAAGTGATTTAAAAGAAGCTGATATTATATGTTATAACGGTTTTTGTTCAGTTCATCAACAATTTACTGTTGATGATATAGAATTTTATAGAGAAAAATATCCAGATATCTTAATTGCAGTTCATCCTGAATGTGATCCAAAAGTTTGTGATGCCTCAGATTTTGTAGGTTCAACTTCACAGTTAATTACATATATAAAAGAATTACCAGTTGAACAAAAAATTGCTGTTGGTACTGAGTTTAATATGGTAAATAGATTAAGAACAAAAAATACATATATTTTATCTTCTACAAAACCAGAGTGTCCAACAATGAATGAAACAACGCTTCAAGATGTTTACAACACTTTAAAATCTATAAAAGATGATAATATTATGAAAGAAACAGAAATTGTTGTGTCTCCTGAAAACACAAAATATGCAAGATTAGCTTTACAGAGGATGTTTGAAGTATGA
- the plsY gene encoding glycerol-3-phosphate 1-O-acyltransferase PlsY encodes MDFFTNSNILFYLSAYLIGSIPFGLLLAKFFAGVDVKSAGSGSIGATNVLRVVKQTNPALAKKLGLATVILDALKGTVVLLIAMSMNQSDSTLWGIAVLAVLGHCYSIYLGLEGGKGVATGLGVFLVLIPIPTIIGALVWIICAKFLKISSLSSLLGLTAVIITASFLNNGLNVGSNMPMYIIAFVIYYKHIPNIIRVIKGEEKKVV; translated from the coding sequence ATGGATTTTTTCACAAACTCAAATATTTTATTCTACTTAAGTGCTTATTTAATAGGCTCTATCCCTTTTGGTTTACTTCTTGCAAAGTTTTTTGCAGGTGTTGATGTTAAAAGTGCAGGAAGTGGTTCAATTGGTGCAACAAATGTTTTAAGAGTTGTAAAACAAACAAATCCAGCACTTGCTAAAAAACTTGGACTAGCCACTGTAATTCTTGATGCACTTAAAGGAACTGTTGTTTTATTAATTGCTATGAGTATGAATCAAAGTGATTCTACACTTTGGGGGATTGCTGTTTTAGCAGTTCTTGGTCATTGTTATTCAATATATCTAGGACTTGAAGGTGGGAAAGGTGTTGCTACTGGACTTGGTGTTTTTTTAGTTTTAATTCCAATTCCTACAATAATAGGTGCATTAGTTTGGATAATTTGTGCAAAGTTTTTAAAAATATCTTCATTATCGTCATTACTTGGACTAACAGCTGTTATCATAACAGCTAGTTTTTTAAATAATGGATTAAATGTTGGTTCAAATATGCCAATGTATATTATTGCATTCGTTATATATTATAAACATATACCTAATATTATAAGAGTAATAAAAGGAGAAGAAAAGAAAGTTGTATAA
- a CDS encoding dihydroneopterin aldolase translates to MKIEIKDLSFKCIIGILDFERKKKQKVIINISFEYKFKENEFIDYSEISSFVEKQMKKRKFLLIEDAIIFFKTNLYKLYKINNLNIHISKPNILKNCTVSVSN, encoded by the coding sequence ATGAAAATAGAAATAAAAGACTTAAGCTTCAAATGTATAATAGGAATATTAGATTTTGAACGTAAAAAAAAACAAAAAGTTATTATAAATATATCATTTGAATATAAATTCAAAGAAAATGAATTCATAGATTATAGTGAAATTTCATCATTTGTTGAAAAACAAATGAAAAAGAGAAAATTTTTACTAATTGAAGATGCAATAATCTTTTTCAAAACTAACTTATACAAATTGTATAAAATAAATAATCTAAATATACATATTTCTAAACCAAACATACTAAAGAACTGTACTGTCTCAGTTTCAAACTAA
- a CDS encoding porin, whose translation MKKIAKLSLVAAAAVVGLSTTANAQALENAIKDVDVSGSVVYRYNDYNNDEAGTSDANSNNYKIGLNLSSKVNEDLKFNSRFIVGGADSGFASLDAGSASDGNVDVTLSNVYFGYTGISNTTVNVGKQGLTTPWTVAIDSDGNEQTGTGVLALSTVGPVTLAAAYFNQSNLDTSSDAKLGTTKVSTVIDGSDDIVTVGAIVAAGPVTMDAWYIDVQDIADSYTIGAKANFDLSGASVGIDARYASLDLDDSNIDNDIFKVKLTGKMGIFNAKVLYAMTNDEGGLTALDNDAVTTVNGWSTTVNGKADADYWQTTLGVNALSNLNISANYNNVDYVQGSDDMEEEELYAQFTYKMSKNFTTYVRYGTYTKENNTTNTDINDDVRGRLQVQYTF comes from the coding sequence ATGAAAAAAATCGCAAAATTAAGTTTAGTAGCAGCGGCAGCTGTTGTTGGATTATCAACTACTGCAAATGCACAAGCATTAGAAAATGCAATCAAAGATGTAGATGTATCAGGATCTGTAGTTTACAGATATAATGACTATAATAATGATGAAGCAGGTACTTCTGATGCAAATAGCAATAACTATAAAATAGGATTAAACTTATCTTCAAAAGTAAATGAAGATTTAAAATTCAATTCTAGATTTATTGTAGGTGGAGCTGATAGTGGATTCGCATCATTAGATGCAGGTAGTGCTTCTGATGGAAACGTTGATGTTACTTTATCAAATGTTTACTTTGGATATACAGGTATTTCAAATACTACAGTTAATGTTGGTAAACAAGGTTTAACAACTCCATGGACTGTAGCTATTGATTCTGATGGAAATGAACAAACTGGTACAGGTGTACTTGCACTTTCGACAGTAGGACCTGTTACACTAGCAGCTGCTTACTTTAACCAAAGTAACTTAGATACATCAAGTGATGCAAAACTTGGAACAACAAAAGTTTCAACTGTAATAGATGGTTCAGATGATATCGTAACAGTTGGTGCAATTGTTGCTGCTGGTCCTGTTACAATGGATGCATGGTATATTGATGTTCAAGATATTGCTGATTCATATACAATTGGAGCAAAAGCTAATTTTGATTTAAGTGGTGCATCTGTAGGTATTGATGCTAGATATGCTTCATTAGATTTAGATGATAGTAATATTGATAATGATATTTTTAAAGTTAAATTAACTGGTAAAATGGGAATATTCAATGCAAAAGTTCTTTATGCTATGACTAATGATGAAGGTGGTTTAACTGCATTAGATAATGATGCTGTTACTACTGTAAATGGTTGGAGTACAACTGTAAATGGTAAAGCTGATGCTGATTACTGGCAAACAACTTTAGGTGTAAATGCATTATCTAACTTAAACATTTCAGCTAACTACAATAATGTAGATTATGTACAAGGTTCTGATGATATGGAAGAAGAAGAATTATATGCACAATTTACATATAAAATGAGTAAAAACTTTACTACATATGTTAGATATGGTACATATACTAAAGAAAACAATACAACTAACACTGATATCAATGATGATGTTAGAGGAAGATTACAAGTTCAATATACATTCTAA